The Prevotella sp. E9-3 genome has a window encoding:
- a CDS encoding RagB/SusD family nutrient uptake outer membrane protein, whose amino-acid sequence MITKINNKVVAGVLSLFLPLSTFLFTSCEDFFEQESDHVIYAGSEHLNNSVDTLYSVAGILSKVQALADRTILFGEVRGDLVDLTNTADADLKNLSLFNVDDNNSYNTPRDYYAVINNCNYFIAHADTALRNSRNDYVFMREFGAVKTIRAWTYLQLALNYGKVPFVTEPILSQEDAEQNYPMYTLEDVCRFFINDLQELTGKYVSEAFDITTATPLYGKMLSIESHFFFYPMSVLLGDLHLWLATLTNNTSEYRQAALAYYNYISRRNGSNSAYPSGTNRLCWPVGASNYLSYREYGYSSDFLSIAEENWTRDNELITVIPGDSLPSDPNYSKLRGFFNSELDNNFQPSIVPSTALINISAAQKYCNINKDATVVTYAPENLSEYRAGDLRLAYAWRQSSNVTVNYGDGDLRTIDSYQQVLKYQTRNIHILRRQMVYLRMAEALNMAGFPRMAFQILSTGLTDEVMDKYVYPTVSKSDSLSMVALNMKFPASYRMFNEKNWAGTTSDNANTMGIHSRGSGYTPMNEYYQLIDSVPDTTDPTKNVAVPLAEKQAYVDSLILNESALEFAFEGTRYYDLMRYALRQSNPGATMQKLVCGRRGEAKRAEVQGELKKDLTNQSNWFISWNGKIGF is encoded by the coding sequence ATGATTACAAAGATAAACAACAAGGTAGTAGCAGGAGTCCTCTCACTCTTTCTCCCTCTCTCCACTTTTCTCTTCACCTCTTGTGAAGACTTCTTCGAGCAGGAATCAGACCATGTTATCTATGCTGGCAGCGAACATCTGAACAATTCTGTCGATACGCTGTATTCGGTAGCTGGCATCCTCTCGAAAGTGCAGGCCCTGGCCGACCGTACCATCCTTTTCGGAGAAGTGCGCGGCGATTTGGTTGACCTGACCAATACCGCCGATGCCGACTTGAAAAACCTGTCGCTCTTCAATGTTGACGATAACAACAGTTATAACACACCGCGTGACTATTATGCCGTGATCAATAACTGTAACTATTTCATAGCCCATGCCGATACAGCCCTGCGCAACAGTCGCAACGACTATGTGTTCATGCGTGAGTTCGGAGCCGTGAAGACCATTCGTGCGTGGACCTATCTGCAGTTGGCCTTGAACTATGGCAAGGTACCTTTCGTCACCGAGCCAATCCTTTCGCAGGAGGATGCAGAACAGAACTATCCTATGTACACCCTTGAAGATGTGTGCCGCTTCTTCATCAACGATTTGCAGGAACTCACCGGCAAATACGTCAGTGAGGCATTCGATATCACCACAGCCACACCTCTGTATGGCAAGATGCTGAGTATCGAGTCGCATTTCTTCTTCTATCCCATGAGCGTGCTGTTGGGCGACCTGCACCTGTGGCTGGCCACGCTGACCAATAACACCAGCGAGTATCGTCAGGCTGCTTTGGCCTACTACAACTACATCAGCCGTCGCAATGGCAGTAACTCTGCCTATCCTTCTGGTACAAACAGACTCTGCTGGCCTGTAGGTGCAAGCAACTACCTGTCATATCGTGAATATGGCTATTCCAGCGATTTCCTTTCAATTGCTGAAGAGAACTGGACGCGCGATAATGAACTGATCACCGTGATCCCTGGCGACTCACTGCCTTCTGATCCTAACTACAGCAAACTGCGCGGGTTCTTCAATTCAGAACTGGACAATAACTTCCAGCCAAGCATCGTGCCTTCCACGGCATTGATTAATATTTCTGCTGCCCAGAAGTATTGCAACATCAATAAAGATGCTACGGTGGTGACCTATGCTCCTGAGAATCTGAGTGAATATCGTGCCGGTGACCTCCGCTTGGCTTATGCCTGGCGTCAAAGCAGCAATGTGACAGTAAACTACGGCGACGGTGACCTGCGTACTATCGACAGCTATCAGCAGGTTCTGAAGTATCAGACTCGCAATATCCATATCCTGCGCCGTCAGATGGTTTATCTGCGTATGGCTGAGGCCCTGAACATGGCCGGATTCCCACGTATGGCTTTCCAGATACTCTCTACTGGCTTGACCGATGAGGTGATGGACAAGTATGTCTATCCCACTGTGAGCAAGTCTGACTCGCTGAGCATGGTAGCCCTGAACATGAAGTTCCCTGCCAGCTATCGTATGTTCAATGAGAAGAACTGGGCAGGCACAACATCCGATAATGCCAACACGATGGGTATTCACTCGCGCGGTTCCGGCTATACACCTATGAATGAATACTACCAGTTGATTGACTCAGTACCCGATACTACTGACCCCACCAAGAATGTGGCAGTGCCTCTGGCCGAGAAGCAGGCCTATGTGGATAGTCTGATTCTGAACGAGAGCGCATTGGAGTTTGCTTTCGAAGGCACCCGCTATTACGACCTCATGCGCTATGCTTTGCGCCAGTCTAACCCAGGAGCAACCATGCAGAAGCTGGTGTGCGGCCGTCGTGGCGAAGCTAAGCGTGCAGAAGTACAGGGCGAGTTGAAGAAAGACCTTACCAACCAGTCCAACTGGTTCATTTCATGGAACGGTAAGATAGGATTCTGA
- a CDS encoding helix-turn-helix transcriptional regulator: protein MQQRDDIMSVDAMMDERYGKVGTPEREAFRKEAYAYCVGQIISDARKREKVTQQELAQRVGTNKSYISRIEKGSVEPGAGMFLRILSALGLRFEVTPPLSIG from the coding sequence ATGCAGCAAAGAGATGACATTATGAGCGTTGACGCCATGATGGACGAACGCTATGGAAAGGTGGGAACACCAGAGCGCGAGGCATTCCGTAAGGAGGCCTACGCCTATTGTGTCGGCCAGATTATCAGCGATGCACGGAAGCGCGAGAAGGTCACCCAGCAGGAACTGGCTCAGCGAGTGGGAACCAACAAGTCGTATATCTCTCGCATTGAGAAAGGCAGCGTGGAACCGGGGGCAGGCATGTTCCTCCGTATCCTCAGTGCGCTCGGCTTACGCTTTGAGGTAACACCGCCTCTGTCAATCGGCTGA
- a CDS encoding GNAT family N-acetyltransferase codes for MEDKEFTERYTIHRMAEQEIVAAFDCGDEDLNGFILTDAPLYRKEKLAVTYTVFEKSNHNHIVAFFSLSNDRISISDFDSKTKYNRFSRRFNNHKRLKSYPAAKIGRLGVSESLKGMNIGSMLLKFIKLYFTTDNKTGCRFITVDAYAAAIPFYLRNGFVPLNEEDADEPTRLLYFDLNDLDED; via the coding sequence ATGGAAGACAAGGAGTTTACAGAACGATATACCATTCACAGAATGGCTGAACAGGAAATTGTCGCCGCATTCGATTGCGGCGATGAGGATTTGAACGGCTTTATCCTGACCGACGCACCGTTGTACCGGAAAGAAAAACTGGCTGTCACATATACGGTTTTCGAGAAAAGCAACCACAATCATATTGTTGCGTTCTTCAGCCTCTCCAACGACCGCATATCCATTTCCGACTTCGACAGCAAGACAAAGTACAACCGCTTCAGCCGTCGCTTCAACAACCACAAGCGGCTGAAGAGTTATCCCGCAGCCAAGATAGGTCGTCTGGGAGTGAGCGAATCGCTGAAGGGCATGAATATCGGAAGTATGTTGCTGAAATTCATTAAACTTTACTTCACCACCGACAACAAGACCGGCTGCCGCTTCATCACCGTCGATGCCTACGCCGCAGCCATCCCCTTCTACCTCCGCAATGGCTTCGTGCCACTCAACGAAGAGGATGCCGACGAACCCACGCGGTTGCTCTACTTCGACCTCAACGACTTGGACGAAGACTAG
- a CDS encoding leucine-rich repeat protein, which translates to MLKTRFISMLVLLAAVVTGAWAQAQAWKSGDCTVTISGDVMTVSGTGAMADYKDTNFTPWYGYPSDIKTIVIESGVTSIGNSAFSRCNYLESVSIPASVTSIGNFAFQECGSYADALTVSFAEGSTLLTIGVRAFYYANLTSIDIPNSVTSIGEQAFSGCSNLESVSIPASVTSISEEAFFNCGMLAKVYIYAPSLTTYGAYAFQDNAAVRKIYVLPEAVNTYKAGWPDYAADIEAMTVYATSVKEGTEDAENWTISPASAAENATVTITYAGTKSVKSVSAKKKTTTGNITVYFTDSKNWGDVKVYYWSDGPEWPGTAMTEVGTNEYSQKIYRAEIPATAVGVIFNGNGKQTADITTNIADGSWWYATDNVNGLSQNEAGYVGKYTVNIEVTNVDDNKWTFTMPDGDVELEVTYYTDAELAELAAKEALQTAIAIASNINPEGLADAITAAQAALNDENATAESMAQAAQTLEAAIKTYFGEVLPNLGAIVTALNEETLNTAYANAQTALADEDVTPQELAAAMQNIIVAAQAVAPEHLQNLKGYAVKYGAGDAASLIDDALAAIEAGNVSQIIATMTAVKEAATPLAQTVLGTMKNYVEAFGLTEQAAQAQAALDGGNYITMITTAKALFTHLIAAAKEYLPKLGDIAEGLNDETLNTAYAAAQALLAQESITPEELAAAMQNIITAAQAVAPEHLQNLKGYAVKYGAGDAASLIDDALAAIQAGNVSQIIAAMTAVKTAATPLAQQVLSTMINYVQAFGLTEQAAQAQAALEGGNYITMITTAKALFTHLIAAAQEYLPKLGAIAEGLNDETLNTAYAAAQELLAKESITPEELAAAMQNIITAAQAVAPEHLQNLKGYAVKYGATDAATLVDNALAAIEAGNVAQIIATMTAVKEAATPLAQTVLGTMKNYVEAFGLTEQAAQAQAALEGGNYITMITTAKALFTHLIAAAKEYLPKLGDIAEGLNDETLNTAYAAAQELLAKESITPEELGAAMQNIITAAQAVAPEHLQNLKGYAVKYGATDAATLVDNALAAIEAGNVAQIIATMTAVKTAATPLAQQVLGTMKNYVEAFGLTEQAAQAQAALDGGNYITMITTAKALFTHLIAAAKEYLPKLGDIAEGLNDETLNTAYAAAQALLAQESITPEELAAAMQNIITAAKEVAPEHLQNLREYAVKYGAEDAVDKVDAALAAIEAGNVSQIIATMTAVKETATPLAASILTQMIGYAQNYHALAEDVTAAQQALEGGNYITMIITAKALYAKLIAAAAEETVILADGETYTRTLDMTVASATYKKSIAEERVGLHQAWLVPFDYTLTSDDMNAFSFYKINMIANAPNPETEASDDIWVFLKRMNEGEVLHANMPYVYRAKSAVDNYEFTTAGAMLKAKTTDARITMMTAEETYTLYGTYEGTTATAEDPFYYVNIDGDLSLGNDGTVTVGAYRWIMRVESKFGSTPAYARNVHFFDGEDSETTGISEERRVKSEEFATAEGWYSLDGRRVAQPKKGGLYIVNGKKVVIK; encoded by the coding sequence ATGCTCAAAACAAGATTTATTTCAATGCTCGTGCTGCTCGCAGCAGTAGTAACGGGCGCGTGGGCGCAGGCGCAGGCGTGGAAAAGTGGCGACTGCACAGTGACAATTTCTGGTGACGTTATGACCGTTAGCGGCACTGGCGCCATGGCGGATTATAAGGATACTAATTTCACCCCTTGGTACGGCTATCCTTCCGATATCAAGACCATTGTCATCGAAAGTGGTGTGACCAGCATCGGCAATTCTGCCTTCTCACGTTGCAATTATTTGGAATCGGTCAGCATCCCTGCCAGCGTGACCAGCATCGGCAATTTTGCCTTCCAAGAGTGTGGATCATATGCCGACGCCCTGACGGTATCTTTTGCTGAAGGATCGACACTTTTGACCATCGGCGTAAGAGCCTTTTATTATGCCAATCTGACATCTATTGACATCCCTAATAGCGTGACCAGCATTGGCGAACAAGCCTTCTCTGGTTGCAGTAATTTGGAATCGGTCAGCATCCCTGCCAGCGTGACCAGCATCAGCGAAGAAGCCTTCTTTAATTGTGGCATGCTGGCTAAAGTCTATATCTACGCCCCCAGTCTGACGACATACGGCGCCTACGCTTTCCAAGACAACGCTGCTGTCCGTAAGATCTACGTGCTCCCTGAGGCTGTGAATACCTACAAGGCTGGCTGGCCGGACTATGCCGCCGACATCGAGGCAATGACAGTCTATGCCACTTCCGTGAAGGAAGGCACCGAGGATGCCGAGAACTGGACCATCAGCCCCGCCAGCGCCGCTGAGAACGCGACAGTGACCATCACCTACGCCGGCACGAAGAGCGTGAAGAGCGTCTCGGCCAAGAAGAAGACTACTACTGGCAACATCACGGTCTATTTCACGGATTCCAAGAACTGGGGCGACGTGAAAGTTTACTATTGGAGTGACGGACCCGAATGGCCCGGCACTGCAATGACCGAGGTAGGAACCAATGAATACAGCCAGAAAATCTATAGGGCAGAGATTCCCGCCACAGCAGTGGGTGTCATCTTTAACGGCAACGGCAAGCAGACGGCCGATATCACCACGAACATTGCCGACGGCTCCTGGTGGTATGCCACCGACAATGTCAACGGCTTGAGTCAAAACGAGGCAGGCTATGTTGGCAAGTACACCGTAAACATCGAGGTGACAAACGTTGATGACAACAAATGGACCTTCACGATGCCTGACGGTGACGTGGAGCTGGAAGTGACATACTACACCGACGCAGAACTAGCTGAACTGGCTGCCAAGGAAGCCCTGCAGACAGCCATTGCCATCGCCAGCAACATCAATCCCGAGGGACTGGCCGACGCTATCACTGCAGCCCAGGCTGCCCTGAACGACGAGAACGCCACTGCCGAGTCAATGGCCCAGGCTGCCCAGACGCTGGAAGCTGCCATCAAGACTTACTTTGGCGAAGTACTGCCTAATCTTGGTGCCATTGTTACGGCTCTCAACGAAGAGACGTTGAACACTGCCTACGCCAATGCTCAGACGGCACTTGCTGATGAAGATGTCACCCCGCAGGAACTGGCCGCTGCCATGCAGAATATCATCGTTGCTGCACAGGCTGTGGCTCCTGAGCACTTGCAGAACCTTAAGGGCTATGCCGTGAAGTACGGGGCAGGAGATGCTGCAAGCCTCATTGACGACGCTCTGGCCGCCATCGAGGCCGGCAACGTATCGCAGATTATTGCCACGATGACCGCCGTTAAGGAAGCTGCCACACCGCTTGCCCAGACGGTATTAGGCACAATGAAAAACTATGTTGAGGCCTTCGGCCTGACAGAGCAGGCCGCTCAGGCACAGGCTGCCCTGGATGGTGGCAACTATATCACCATGATCACCACTGCCAAGGCACTGTTCACTCACCTGATTGCTGCAGCTAAGGAATACCTGCCGAAGCTGGGTGACATTGCTGAGGGTCTCAATGACGAGACGCTGAACACTGCATACGCAGCAGCTCAGGCATTACTCGCCCAGGAGAGCATCACTCCCGAGGAGCTGGCCGCTGCCATGCAGAATATCATCACCGCTGCACAGGCCGTGGCTCCCGAACACTTGCAGAACCTTAAGGGATATGCCGTGAAGTACGGGGCAGGAGATGCTGCAAGCCTCATTGACGACGCTCTGGCAGCCATCCAAGCCGGCAACGTGTCGCAGATTATCGCTGCGATGACCGCCGTGAAGACAGCAGCCACGCCGCTTGCCCAGCAGGTGTTGAGCACAATGATTAACTATGTTCAGGCCTTCGGATTGACAGAGCAGGCCGCCCAGGCACAGGCAGCTTTGGAAGGTGGCAACTACATCACCATGATTACCACTGCCAAGGCCCTCTTCACTCACCTGATTGCTGCCGCTCAGGAATACCTGCCCAAGCTGGGTGCCATCGCTGAGGGCCTCAATGACGAGACGCTGAACACTGCATACGCAGCAGCACAGGAATTACTCGCCAAGGAGAGCATCACTCCCGAGGAGCTGGCCGCTGCCATGCAGAATATCATCACCGCTGCACAGGCCGTGGCTCCTGAGCACTTGCAGAACCTGAAGGGCTATGCCGTGAAGTACGGCGCAACAGATGCTGCGACCCTCGTTGACAATGCGTTGGCAGCCATCGAGGCTGGCAATGTTGCCCAGATCATCGCTACGATGACCGCTGTGAAGGAAGCTGCCACACCGCTTGCCCAGACGGTATTAGGCACAATGAAAAACTATGTTGAGGCCTTCGGCTTGACAGAGCAGGCCGCTCAGGCACAGGCAGCTTTGGAAGGTGGCAACTACATCACCATGATTACCACTGCCAAGGCACTGTTCACTCACCTGATTGCTGCAGCTAAGGAATACCTGCCGAAGCTGGGTGACATCGCTGAGGGTCTCAATGACGAGACGCTGAACACTGCATACGCAGCAGCACAGGAATTACTCGCCAAGGAGAGCATCACTCCCGAGGAGCTTGGTGCTGCCATGCAGAATATCATCACCGCTGCACAGGCCGTGGCTCCCGAACACTTGCAGAACCTTAAGGGATATGCCGTGAAGTACGGCGCAACAGATGCTGCGACCCTCGTTGACAATGCGTTGGCAGCCATCGAGGCTGGCAATGTTGCCCAGATCATCGCTACGATGACCGCTGTGAAGACAGCTGCCACACCGCTTGCCCAGCAGGTATTAGGCACAATGAAAAACTATGTTGAGGCCTTCGGCTTGACAGAGCAGGCCGCTCAGGCACAGGCTGCCCTGGATGGTGGCAACTATATCACCATGATCACCACTGCCAAGGCACTGTTCACTCACCTGATTGCTGCAGCTAAGGAATACCTGCCGAAGCTGGGTGACATCGCTGAGGGCCTCAACGACGAGACGCTGAACACGGCATACGCAGCAGCTCAGGCATTACTCGCCCAGGAGAGCATTACTCCCGAGGAGCTGGCCGCTGCCATGCAGAATATCATCACAGCAGCCAAGGAGGTGGCTCCCGAACACTTGCAGAACCTGCGCGAATATGCCGTGAAATACGGGGCAGAAGATGCCGTTGACAAGGTAGATGCCGCTCTGGCAGCCATCGAGGCCGGCAACGTCTCGCAGATCATCGCTACGATGACAGCCGTGAAGGAAACCGCCACGCCGCTTGCTGCCAGCATCCTGACACAGATGATTGGATATGCTCAGAACTACCATGCATTAGCAGAGGATGTAACCGCAGCACAGCAAGCCCTGGAGGGTGGTAACTATATCACCATGATCATCACTGCCAAGGCGCTGTACGCTAAGCTGATTGCTGCCGCTGCAGAGGAGACCGTGATACTGGCCGACGGCGAAACTTACACGCGGACATTGGATATGACGGTTGCTTCGGCCACCTACAAGAAGAGCATCGCCGAGGAGCGCGTGGGCCTGCACCAGGCTTGGCTCGTGCCCTTCGACTACACCCTCACCAGCGACGATATGAATGCCTTCTCGTTCTACAAGATCAACATGATTGCCAACGCTCCGAACCCCGAGACCGAGGCATCGGACGACATCTGGGTGTTCCTGAAGAGGATGAACGAAGGCGAGGTGCTGCACGCCAACATGCCTTACGTCTATAGGGCAAAGAGTGCCGTGGATAACTATGAGTTCACCACCGCTGGCGCTATGCTGAAGGCAAAGACCACCGATGCCCGCATCACCATGATGACGGCTGAGGAGACCTACACGCTCTATGGCACCTACGAGGGCACGACGGCCACAGCCGAAGACCCGTTCTACTATGTGAACATCGACGGCGACCTGAGCCTCGGCAACGACGGCACAGTGACCGTGGGCGCCTACCGCTGGATCATGCGCGTGGAGAGCAAGTTCGGCTCGACACCTGCCTACGCCCGCAACGTACACTTCTTCGACGGTGAAGACAGCGAGACAACGGGTATAAGTGAAGAGCGAAGAGTGAAGAGTGAAGAATTTGCTACCGCCGAAGGGTGGTACTCGCTCGACGGCCGCCGCGTGGCACAGCCGAAGAAGGGCGGACTCTACATCGTAAACGGCAAGAAGGTTGTAATAAAGTAA
- the rimP gene encoding ribosome assembly cofactor RimP gives MINKDTIKTLVEEWLEKSDYFLVDIVMDGDRIAIEIDHADGVWIEDCAELSRFLQEKLGEELGDYELEVGSAGIGQPFKVEQQYQNHVGDEVEVLAADGKKLTGVLKSVEGRNFVLTVKEKQVPEGKKRPVMVEVDKNFSMDEVKSTKYVLNFK, from the coding sequence ATGATAAACAAAGACACAATCAAGACATTGGTGGAAGAGTGGCTCGAGAAGAGTGACTACTTCCTAGTAGACATTGTGATGGATGGCGATCGTATTGCCATCGAAATTGACCACGCCGATGGCGTGTGGATTGAAGACTGCGCCGAGTTGAGCCGTTTCCTGCAAGAGAAACTTGGCGAGGAACTTGGCGACTACGAACTCGAAGTGGGTTCGGCAGGTATCGGTCAGCCCTTCAAGGTGGAACAGCAGTATCAGAACCATGTAGGCGACGAAGTGGAGGTGCTGGCTGCCGATGGAAAAAAACTTACAGGCGTACTGAAAAGCGTGGAAGGCCGTAACTTCGTGCTCACCGTAAAGGAGAAGCAGGTGCCCGAAGGCAAGAAACGCCCTGTGATGGTCGAGGTAGATAAGAACTTCTCTATGGATGAGGTGAAATCGACCAAATATGTGCTGAATTTTAAATAA